One Dehalococcoidia bacterium genomic window, GGGGGTCAAGGACGGCCGCGCCCTTTTCGCCGCCCTGAAAAAGGCCAGCGCCGCCAAGCCCGTCATCGTCTGGAAGGGCGGGCAGACCCCGGAGGGCCAGCGCGCCACCCACTCGCACACCGCCTCCCTCGGCACGCCGGCGCGCATCTGGGACGCCATTGTCAGGCAGTGCGGACTGATTGCCACCAATAGCCTCGACGAGACGATCGATGCCTGTAAGGCCCTCGTGTACTCGAAGCCCGCGACCGGGCGCCGCATGGCCTTGCTCGCCATGACCGGCGGCCAGTCCGTCGTCATCACCGACGCTTTCGCCAAGGCCGGCCTAGAGGTCCCCACCCTCACAGAGGGCTCCTACGCGCGCCTGCGCGAGTTCTTCAACATCATCGGCGGCAGCTACCGCAACCCCTTCGATATGGCTGGCACCATCGGTCAGCGCGGCGCCGTCAGCGAGCACGACAACCTTCGCGCCATCCTCGAGATCGTGGACGCTGACCCGAATATCGACGCGATCGCCGTCGAGACGCGCGGCCCCGGTGGTGGCGGCCCCCCGGAGCAGCAGATGCGCATGGTGAACGCCCTCAAGGAGCTGCAGGAGCGCTCGTCGAAACCCATAGTCACCATCGTGCACCCGGGCGCCGACGAGGGGAACGCGGCCCAGGGCCGTCAGCTCTTCCTCGAGAACGGCCTCGCGAGCTTCCACAGCTTCGAGCGCGCGGCGAAGG contains:
- a CDS encoding CoA-binding protein, with protein sequence MPPDLNARLERALNPRTVAVVGDKGPGFMWLRGYREFTGKLYSVQVDPTQIAGIEALGVPNFTSLLDIPDEIDYVQVAVPRRFAPLIAADAARKKVGAVAFFTSGFAETDEEEGIRLQEELTRIARENDLLIIGPNCMGLYNPAVKVRQSGQQQVEAPGPVGFISMSGTHAINFGVTGAANGVRISKSVSIGNQIVLNAAHYLEYLAQDADTRVIGMYLEGVKDGRALFAALKKASAAKPVIVWKGGQTPEGQRATHSHTASLGTPARIWDAIVRQCGLIATNSLDETIDACKALVYSKPATGRRMALLAMTGGQSVVITDAFAKAGLEVPTLTEGSYARLREFFNIIGGSYRNPFDMAGTIGQRGAVSEHDNLRAILEIVDADPNIDAIAVETRGPGGGGPPEQQMRMVNALKELQERSSKPIVTIVHPGADEGNAAQGRQLFLENGLASFHSFERAAKALASAIGYWRWRAGLD